Proteins co-encoded in one Neodiprion lecontei isolate iyNeoLeco1 chromosome 3, iyNeoLeco1.1, whole genome shotgun sequence genomic window:
- the LOC107224734 gene encoding protein Rae1 — protein sequence MFNQAGALGGGGATVNPMKDFEVVSPPDDSVSSLAFSPATIPQNFLVAGSWDCNVRCWEVEQSGKTVPKSMQTMAGPVLDVCWSDDGTKVFMAACDKMAKCWDLGSNQCIQVAAHDAPIKTCHWIKGSNYSCLMTGSWDKTLKFWDTRSPKPLMTINLPERCYCADVDYPMAVVGTAGRGLIVYQLEGTPHEYKRIESPLKYQHRCLAIFRDKKKVPTGYALGSVEGRVAIQYVNPANPKDNFTFKCHRSNGASSGFQDIYAVNDIAFHPIHGTLATVGSDGTFSFWDKDARTKLKPSEPMEQAITRCCFNHNGQIFAYAVSYDWAKGHEFYNPMKKNHIFLRSCYDELKPRNPS from the exons ATGTTCAATCAAGCCGGGGCTCTCGGGGGAGGCGGTGCAACCGTAAATCCTATGAAAGATTTTGAGGTTGTTTCACCACCCGATGATTCGGTGTCGAGTCTAGCATTCAGTCCTGCGACAATTCCGCAAAATTTCTTAGTGGCTGGTTCATGGGACTGCAATGTTAGATGTTGGGAGGTCGAACAGTCTGGTAAAACAGTACCTAAATCTATGCAGACAATGGCGGGACCTGTTCTTGATGTCTGTTGGAGTGAT GATGGTACGAAGGTTTTTATGGCTGCGTGTGACAAAATGGCAAAGTGCTGGGACCTTGGTTCTAATCAATGTATTCAAGTCGCAGCTCACGATGCTCCGATCAAGACTTGCCACTGGATAAAAGGCTCCAATTACAGTTGCCTTATGACTGGTTCTTGGGACAAAACTCTCAAG TTTTGGGATACTCGAAGTCCCAAGCCACTGATGACCATCAACCTGCCTGAGAGGTGTTATTGTGCTGATGTG GATTATCCCATGGCTGTTGTTGGAACTGCTGGACGAGGTCTGATCGTTTATCAACTGGAGGGAACGCCTCATGAATATAAGCGGATCGAATCACCGCTAAAGTATCAACATCGATGCCTGGCAATATTTAGGGACAAGAAAAAAGTGCCAACTGGATATGCCCTTGGCAGTGTTGAAGGCCGTGTGGCTATCCAATACGTAAACCCTGCCAATCCGAAGGAcaattttactttcaaatGCCATAGATCTAATGGCGCTTCTAGTGGGTTTCAAGATATCTATGCG GTGAATGATATAGCATTCCATCCAATTCATGGCACATTGGCTACAGTGGGAAGTGATGGAACTTTCAGTTTTTGGGATAAAGATGCACGGACCAAGTTGAAGCCTTCAGAACCAATGGAACAAGCTATCACACGGTGTTGCTTCAACCATAATGGTCAAATCTTTGCCTATGCTGTTTCTTACGATTGGGCTAAG GGCCACGAGTTCTATAATCCGATGAAGAAGAATCACATCTTCCTGAGATCGTGCTACGATGAACTTAAGCCAAGGAATCCTTCCTGA
- the LOC107224733 gene encoding mannose-1-phosphate guanyltransferase alpha-A, with product MLKAVILIGGPLKGTRFRPLSLDIPKPLFPVAGLPMIQHHIEACTRVPNLGEILIIGSYPTSDLHQFVQDMTQMYGLSIRYLQEFTALGTAGGMYHFRDQIRSGSPECFFIMNGDVCADFPLQDMAKFHISKHSLVTVMATEATRQQSLNYGCMVLKKGGEVDHYVEKPSTFVSTLINCGVYIASSDIFQTMADTFYANQQQEKLLQLNGNGKDPAYMSFEQDVLMRLAGSDRLFALPVTTWWSQLKSAGSAIYANRHYLALYRQSQPARLCAAVHGKCHIIGDVYIHPTATVHPTAVLGPNVSVGANAMVGPGVRIRESIVLAEAQIQAHSIILHSIVGRGSRVGEWARVEGTPCDPNPDKPFAKMENPPLFNTNGKLNPSITILGTCVSLTAEKILLNSVVLPHKNLTRSFKNEIIL from the exons atgttgaaagcaGTGATACTGATTGGTGGTCCCTTAAAAG GGACCAGGTTTCGGCCCCTCTCGCTGGACATTCCAAAGCCCTTATTCCCAGTTGCTGGGTTGCCAATGATCCAACATCACATTGAAGCATGTACCAGAGTACCCAACCTAGGGGAAATTCTAATCATTGGCTCGTACCCAACTTCTGATTTACATCAATTCGTGCAAGACATGACCCAAATGTATGGGCTCAGCATCCGATACCTGCAAGAGTTCACAGCGCTGGGCACAGCTGGAGGAATGTATCATTTCCGTGATCAAATTCGCTCTGGCAGCCctgaatgtttttttattatgaatGGTGACGTATGCGCCGACTTTCCGCTGCAAGATATGGCAAAGTTTCACATTTCCAAACACTCTTTGGTTACTGTTATGGCGACAGAAGCCACTCGGCAACAATCTTTGAACTATGGCTGCatggttttaaaaaaaggaGGCGAAGTCGACCATTATGTTGAAAAACCATCCACCTTTGTTTCTACATTGATCAACTGCGGTGTCTACATCGCCTCCTCAGATATATTTCAAACTATGGCTGACACGTTTTATGCTAATCAACAACAGGAAAAGCTCTT GCAATTGAACGGGAATGGAAAAGACCCCGCATATATGTCATTTGAGCAAGATGTATTAATGAGACTAGCAGGGAGCGATCGTCTATTTGCTTTACCCGTAACAACTTGGTGGTCCCAATTGAAAAGTGCAGGCTCGGCAATCTATGCGAACAGACATTACTTAGCTCTGTATCGCCAAAGTCAACCTGCCAGACTGTGCGCAGCTGTACATGGCAAGTGTCATATCATCGGTGATGTCTATATTCACCCCACAGCGACTGTTCACCCCACAGCTGTG TTGGGTCCAAATGTCAGTGTTGGCGCAAATGCCATGGTCGGACCAGGCGTACGAATTCGAGAGTCAATTGTATTAGCTGAGGCACAAATCCAAGCGCACTCTATCATCTTACATAGTATAGTGGGTCGAGGCAGCAGAGTAGGAGAGTGGGCTAGAGTTGAAGGCACTCCGTGTGATCCTAATCCTGACAAACcttttgcaaaaatggaaAATCCACCACTGTTCAACACGAATGGCAAACTCAACCCGTCTATCACTATACTTG GTACCTGCGTGTCATTAACAGCTGAGAAAATACTACTGAACTCGGTCGTTTTACCTCACAAGAATCTTACaagaagtttcaagaatgaaATCATCTTGTAA
- the LOC107224738 gene encoding uncharacterized protein LOC107224738 isoform X2: MAQQQQQHQHEFLPLCDVLFNIISLASYFCDVVFDLAMGYALAHHAAAPDCFFPLSITFVITSLVVSQIISIRWYLWGARGKLTAASTGTPDDHGIQKKVDLVYVKHEVRELCVLRLIHAFCEAAPMLLLQLYLLSTGITGENDAKEEEEEENGGKLAKLTAVSAGMSLWSVCWAVASFSKGAARLRNLERLVLTWLGVLAQLAWRLGTVSARVGALVAYASLYGGQWLLVVLALHWLSMLTWLLLTPDGLFHGGERLPLPRKAFLATLLAFVYVFAYVNLHETNHRQKMGIFYTVMFLENSLLVGVWAAGFHRSSLHPNPITLAFTLFALFFGGLFFMALYYRFFHVRRLRYEAGGRMNSTNGMATFCKQEDNDGKQMNFLEEKTNGIEIGMRGVKLSNGGIPGVFNCRFANPTVSNLNRKKKKPTSFVPPPQPLSLLTNGMGEPCPRINSNAGPRQSIPFWRRPLTIAVTQTHNDQDWPAIDTYDVDAGVSLGGSVSANDIKEKLQEKKQQQLRELRAIQEEIKSGKLVPPPSASASTSASSPLATNQQPPPNAKLHSSTRPPSSKSPSDMNESMTLSSWPPIKMDCLSLPLPAASIHYPPNPWKAPQRERAVTPEILLAPQCLPCYPHWTPPGHLSLRLGSNQNEEDKTCNENGEFSIESKCDSDVEGSQVSLPRSYTLPKEFKYSNGLGIVKARGQREYRGSNKPPPSRYYLPSTNSSDDGDVDSADNEEETDSELRIHSNNNHAHNNNHQLRFQSNRNNTVEPPTPVPAITLTSSCYLSSTYGALRPNQLLRAKVKHETKL, from the exons ATGGcccagcagcagcaacaacatcAGCACGAGTTTTTGCCACTATGTGACGTGCTGTTTAACATAATCTCACTGGCCTCTTACTTCTGTGATGTTGTCTTTGACCTAGCAATGGGCTATGCTTTGGCCCATCACGCTGCTGCACCAGActgtttttttcctctcagTATTACTTTTGTCATTACATCACTTGTTGTGTCTCAG ATTATTAGTATTCGATGGTACCTTTGGGGTGCTCGAGGTAAGCTAACTGCTGCCAGTACTGGGACCCCTGACGATCATGGTATTCAGAAGAAAG TCGATCTCGTATACGTCAAGCATGAG GTTCGGGAGCTCTGTGTACTACGTCTGATCCATGCGTTCTGCGAGGCAGCGCCAATGCTGTTGTTACAATTGTATCTACTATCGACAGGAATAACTGGAGAAAATGAtgcaaaagaagaagaggaagaagaaaacggGGGAAAATTGGCTAAACTAACAGCAGTCTCAGCAGGAATGTCTTTGTGGAGTGTTTGTTGGGCAGTTGCTAGTTTCAGTAAAGGGGCAGCCCGCTTACGGAACTTGGAACGACTTGTACTTACATGGCTGGGGGTTTTAGCACAGTTAGCCTGGCGGCTTGGAACTGTTAGTGCACGTGTCGGAGCACTTGTCGCATATGCATCGCTTTACGGAGGACAGTGGCTCTTGGTTGTTCTTGCCCTTCATTGGTTGTCAATGCTCACTTGGTTGCTGCTTACTCCTGACGGTCTGTTTCATGGTGGAGAGCGTTTGCCGCTACCACGAAAAGCCTTTCTCGCTACCCTACTAGCATTTGTATATGTTTTTGCCTATGTCAACCTGCACGAAACAAATCACCGACAAAAAATG GGGATATTTTACACGGTTATGTTCTTGGAAAACAGCCTACTGGTAGGGGTATGGGCTGCCGGTTTCCATCGAAGTAGTCTTCACCCCAATCCGATTACCTTGGCCTTCACACTTTTTGCTCTCTTTTTTGGAGGTCTCTTTTTTATGGCGCTCTATTACAG GTTTTTTCATGTACGCAGACTGAGGTATGAGGCTGGGGGCCGCATGAATTCAACAAATGGTATGGCCACTTTTTGCAAGCAG GAAGATAATGATGGAAAACAGATGAATTTCTTGGAAGAGAAAACAAATGGCATTGAAATAGGGATGAGAGGAGTGAAATTGAGCAACGGTGGAATTCCGGGAGTATTCAATTGCCGTTTTGCAAATCCAACTGTGTCTAAtctaaatcgaaaaaaaaaaaaaccaacttCTTTTGTGCCTCCGCCACAACCATTGTCTTTGTTGACAAACGGTATGGGTGAGCCATGTCCTAGGATAAATAGTAATGCCGGACCTCGGCAATCAATTCCTTTTTGGAGACGACCGCTGACCATAGCTGTAACGCAGACACACAATGACCAG GACTGGCCAGCTATTGACACATATGACGTAGATGCTGGTGTCAGTTTAGGAGGATCAGTGAGCGCGAATGACATCAAAGAGAAATTGCAGGAAAAGAAGCAACAACAGCTACGGGAATTGAGAGCGATTCAGGAAGAGATTAAATCAGGAAAGCTGGTACCACCGCCGTCAGCTTCAGCATCTACATCTGCGTCATCTCCTTTAGCAACAAATCAACAACCACCGCCAAATGCTAAGCTGCACTCATCTACCAGACCTCCTTCATCAAAATCCCCATCTGACATGAACGAAAGCATGACGCTATCCTCTTGGCCACCGATCAAAATGGATTGCCTCTCACTTCCTCTGCCAGCCGCATCTATACATTATCCGCCCAATCCCTGGAAAGCTCCACAACGAGAGAGAGCTGTTACCCCAGAGATTTTACTCGCTCCTCAATGCCTACCATGTTATCCGCATTGGACACCACCAGGACATCTTAGTCTCAG GTTGGGTTCAAATCAGAACGAAGAGGATAAAACTTGTAATGAAAATGGCGAGTTTTCTATTGAGAGTAAATGTGACAGTGATGTGGAAGGCAGTCAGGTATCGCTGCCAAGAAGTTACACACTTCCTAAGGAATTTAAGTATAGTAATGGGCTCGGTATTGTCAAGGCTCGAGGACAGCGAGAGTACAGAGGCAGCAATAAACCACCGCCATCTCGTTATTATCTTCCCTCGACCAACAGCTCAGACGAtg GCGACGTGGATAGCGCGGATAATGAAGAAGAAACAGACTCTGAGTTGCGAATACATAGTAATAACAATCATGCTCACAACAATAATCATCAACTACGTTTTCAGTCTAATAGAAATAATACCGTGGAACCCCCGACTCCAGTTCCTGCGATTACTTTAACAAGTTCTTGTTATTTGAGCAGCACATACGGTGCCCTTAGACCAAATCAACTACTCAGAGCGAAAGTTAAGCACGAAACTAAGTTGTAA
- the LOC107224738 gene encoding uncharacterized protein LOC107224738 isoform X1 yields the protein MAQQQQQHQHEFLPLCDVLFNIISLASYFCDVVFDLAMGYALAHHAAAPDCFFPLSITFVITSLVVSQIISIRWYLWGARGKLTAASTGTPDDHGIQKKGGLIVGCVLVLHSMQVGVLWRYFKLFIPVDLVYVKHEVRELCVLRLIHAFCEAAPMLLLQLYLLSTGITGENDAKEEEEEENGGKLAKLTAVSAGMSLWSVCWAVASFSKGAARLRNLERLVLTWLGVLAQLAWRLGTVSARVGALVAYASLYGGQWLLVVLALHWLSMLTWLLLTPDGLFHGGERLPLPRKAFLATLLAFVYVFAYVNLHETNHRQKMGIFYTVMFLENSLLVGVWAAGFHRSSLHPNPITLAFTLFALFFGGLFFMALYYRFFHVRRLRYEAGGRMNSTNGMATFCKQEDNDGKQMNFLEEKTNGIEIGMRGVKLSNGGIPGVFNCRFANPTVSNLNRKKKKPTSFVPPPQPLSLLTNGMGEPCPRINSNAGPRQSIPFWRRPLTIAVTQTHNDQDWPAIDTYDVDAGVSLGGSVSANDIKEKLQEKKQQQLRELRAIQEEIKSGKLVPPPSASASTSASSPLATNQQPPPNAKLHSSTRPPSSKSPSDMNESMTLSSWPPIKMDCLSLPLPAASIHYPPNPWKAPQRERAVTPEILLAPQCLPCYPHWTPPGHLSLRLGSNQNEEDKTCNENGEFSIESKCDSDVEGSQVSLPRSYTLPKEFKYSNGLGIVKARGQREYRGSNKPPPSRYYLPSTNSSDDGDVDSADNEEETDSELRIHSNNNHAHNNNHQLRFQSNRNNTVEPPTPVPAITLTSSCYLSSTYGALRPNQLLRAKVKHETKL from the exons ATGGcccagcagcagcaacaacatcAGCACGAGTTTTTGCCACTATGTGACGTGCTGTTTAACATAATCTCACTGGCCTCTTACTTCTGTGATGTTGTCTTTGACCTAGCAATGGGCTATGCTTTGGCCCATCACGCTGCTGCACCAGActgtttttttcctctcagTATTACTTTTGTCATTACATCACTTGTTGTGTCTCAG ATTATTAGTATTCGATGGTACCTTTGGGGTGCTCGAGGTAAGCTAACTGCTGCCAGTACTGGGACCCCTGACGATCATGGTATTCAGAAGAAAGGTGGTTTGATAGTTGGCTGTGTTTTGGTATTACATTCTATGCAAGTCGGAGTCCTTTGGCGCTACTTCAAGCTTTTTATTCCAGTCGATCTCGTATACGTCAAGCATGAG GTTCGGGAGCTCTGTGTACTACGTCTGATCCATGCGTTCTGCGAGGCAGCGCCAATGCTGTTGTTACAATTGTATCTACTATCGACAGGAATAACTGGAGAAAATGAtgcaaaagaagaagaggaagaagaaaacggGGGAAAATTGGCTAAACTAACAGCAGTCTCAGCAGGAATGTCTTTGTGGAGTGTTTGTTGGGCAGTTGCTAGTTTCAGTAAAGGGGCAGCCCGCTTACGGAACTTGGAACGACTTGTACTTACATGGCTGGGGGTTTTAGCACAGTTAGCCTGGCGGCTTGGAACTGTTAGTGCACGTGTCGGAGCACTTGTCGCATATGCATCGCTTTACGGAGGACAGTGGCTCTTGGTTGTTCTTGCCCTTCATTGGTTGTCAATGCTCACTTGGTTGCTGCTTACTCCTGACGGTCTGTTTCATGGTGGAGAGCGTTTGCCGCTACCACGAAAAGCCTTTCTCGCTACCCTACTAGCATTTGTATATGTTTTTGCCTATGTCAACCTGCACGAAACAAATCACCGACAAAAAATG GGGATATTTTACACGGTTATGTTCTTGGAAAACAGCCTACTGGTAGGGGTATGGGCTGCCGGTTTCCATCGAAGTAGTCTTCACCCCAATCCGATTACCTTGGCCTTCACACTTTTTGCTCTCTTTTTTGGAGGTCTCTTTTTTATGGCGCTCTATTACAG GTTTTTTCATGTACGCAGACTGAGGTATGAGGCTGGGGGCCGCATGAATTCAACAAATGGTATGGCCACTTTTTGCAAGCAG GAAGATAATGATGGAAAACAGATGAATTTCTTGGAAGAGAAAACAAATGGCATTGAAATAGGGATGAGAGGAGTGAAATTGAGCAACGGTGGAATTCCGGGAGTATTCAATTGCCGTTTTGCAAATCCAACTGTGTCTAAtctaaatcgaaaaaaaaaaaaaccaacttCTTTTGTGCCTCCGCCACAACCATTGTCTTTGTTGACAAACGGTATGGGTGAGCCATGTCCTAGGATAAATAGTAATGCCGGACCTCGGCAATCAATTCCTTTTTGGAGACGACCGCTGACCATAGCTGTAACGCAGACACACAATGACCAG GACTGGCCAGCTATTGACACATATGACGTAGATGCTGGTGTCAGTTTAGGAGGATCAGTGAGCGCGAATGACATCAAAGAGAAATTGCAGGAAAAGAAGCAACAACAGCTACGGGAATTGAGAGCGATTCAGGAAGAGATTAAATCAGGAAAGCTGGTACCACCGCCGTCAGCTTCAGCATCTACATCTGCGTCATCTCCTTTAGCAACAAATCAACAACCACCGCCAAATGCTAAGCTGCACTCATCTACCAGACCTCCTTCATCAAAATCCCCATCTGACATGAACGAAAGCATGACGCTATCCTCTTGGCCACCGATCAAAATGGATTGCCTCTCACTTCCTCTGCCAGCCGCATCTATACATTATCCGCCCAATCCCTGGAAAGCTCCACAACGAGAGAGAGCTGTTACCCCAGAGATTTTACTCGCTCCTCAATGCCTACCATGTTATCCGCATTGGACACCACCAGGACATCTTAGTCTCAG GTTGGGTTCAAATCAGAACGAAGAGGATAAAACTTGTAATGAAAATGGCGAGTTTTCTATTGAGAGTAAATGTGACAGTGATGTGGAAGGCAGTCAGGTATCGCTGCCAAGAAGTTACACACTTCCTAAGGAATTTAAGTATAGTAATGGGCTCGGTATTGTCAAGGCTCGAGGACAGCGAGAGTACAGAGGCAGCAATAAACCACCGCCATCTCGTTATTATCTTCCCTCGACCAACAGCTCAGACGAtg GCGACGTGGATAGCGCGGATAATGAAGAAGAAACAGACTCTGAGTTGCGAATACATAGTAATAACAATCATGCTCACAACAATAATCATCAACTACGTTTTCAGTCTAATAGAAATAATACCGTGGAACCCCCGACTCCAGTTCCTGCGATTACTTTAACAAGTTCTTGTTATTTGAGCAGCACATACGGTGCCCTTAGACCAAATCAACTACTCAGAGCGAAAGTTAAGCACGAAACTAAGTTGTAA
- the LOC107224738 gene encoding uncharacterized protein LOC107224738 isoform X3 → MVFRRKVRELCVLRLIHAFCEAAPMLLLQLYLLSTGITGENDAKEEEEEENGGKLAKLTAVSAGMSLWSVCWAVASFSKGAARLRNLERLVLTWLGVLAQLAWRLGTVSARVGALVAYASLYGGQWLLVVLALHWLSMLTWLLLTPDGLFHGGERLPLPRKAFLATLLAFVYVFAYVNLHETNHRQKMGIFYTVMFLENSLLVGVWAAGFHRSSLHPNPITLAFTLFALFFGGLFFMALYYRFFHVRRLRYEAGGRMNSTNGMATFCKQEDNDGKQMNFLEEKTNGIEIGMRGVKLSNGGIPGVFNCRFANPTVSNLNRKKKKPTSFVPPPQPLSLLTNGMGEPCPRINSNAGPRQSIPFWRRPLTIAVTQTHNDQDWPAIDTYDVDAGVSLGGSVSANDIKEKLQEKKQQQLRELRAIQEEIKSGKLVPPPSASASTSASSPLATNQQPPPNAKLHSSTRPPSSKSPSDMNESMTLSSWPPIKMDCLSLPLPAASIHYPPNPWKAPQRERAVTPEILLAPQCLPCYPHWTPPGHLSLRLGSNQNEEDKTCNENGEFSIESKCDSDVEGSQVSLPRSYTLPKEFKYSNGLGIVKARGQREYRGSNKPPPSRYYLPSTNSSDDGDVDSADNEEETDSELRIHSNNNHAHNNNHQLRFQSNRNNTVEPPTPVPAITLTSSCYLSSTYGALRPNQLLRAKVKHETKL, encoded by the exons ATGGTATTCAGAAGAAAG GTTCGGGAGCTCTGTGTACTACGTCTGATCCATGCGTTCTGCGAGGCAGCGCCAATGCTGTTGTTACAATTGTATCTACTATCGACAGGAATAACTGGAGAAAATGAtgcaaaagaagaagaggaagaagaaaacggGGGAAAATTGGCTAAACTAACAGCAGTCTCAGCAGGAATGTCTTTGTGGAGTGTTTGTTGGGCAGTTGCTAGTTTCAGTAAAGGGGCAGCCCGCTTACGGAACTTGGAACGACTTGTACTTACATGGCTGGGGGTTTTAGCACAGTTAGCCTGGCGGCTTGGAACTGTTAGTGCACGTGTCGGAGCACTTGTCGCATATGCATCGCTTTACGGAGGACAGTGGCTCTTGGTTGTTCTTGCCCTTCATTGGTTGTCAATGCTCACTTGGTTGCTGCTTACTCCTGACGGTCTGTTTCATGGTGGAGAGCGTTTGCCGCTACCACGAAAAGCCTTTCTCGCTACCCTACTAGCATTTGTATATGTTTTTGCCTATGTCAACCTGCACGAAACAAATCACCGACAAAAAATG GGGATATTTTACACGGTTATGTTCTTGGAAAACAGCCTACTGGTAGGGGTATGGGCTGCCGGTTTCCATCGAAGTAGTCTTCACCCCAATCCGATTACCTTGGCCTTCACACTTTTTGCTCTCTTTTTTGGAGGTCTCTTTTTTATGGCGCTCTATTACAG GTTTTTTCATGTACGCAGACTGAGGTATGAGGCTGGGGGCCGCATGAATTCAACAAATGGTATGGCCACTTTTTGCAAGCAG GAAGATAATGATGGAAAACAGATGAATTTCTTGGAAGAGAAAACAAATGGCATTGAAATAGGGATGAGAGGAGTGAAATTGAGCAACGGTGGAATTCCGGGAGTATTCAATTGCCGTTTTGCAAATCCAACTGTGTCTAAtctaaatcgaaaaaaaaaaaaaccaacttCTTTTGTGCCTCCGCCACAACCATTGTCTTTGTTGACAAACGGTATGGGTGAGCCATGTCCTAGGATAAATAGTAATGCCGGACCTCGGCAATCAATTCCTTTTTGGAGACGACCGCTGACCATAGCTGTAACGCAGACACACAATGACCAG GACTGGCCAGCTATTGACACATATGACGTAGATGCTGGTGTCAGTTTAGGAGGATCAGTGAGCGCGAATGACATCAAAGAGAAATTGCAGGAAAAGAAGCAACAACAGCTACGGGAATTGAGAGCGATTCAGGAAGAGATTAAATCAGGAAAGCTGGTACCACCGCCGTCAGCTTCAGCATCTACATCTGCGTCATCTCCTTTAGCAACAAATCAACAACCACCGCCAAATGCTAAGCTGCACTCATCTACCAGACCTCCTTCATCAAAATCCCCATCTGACATGAACGAAAGCATGACGCTATCCTCTTGGCCACCGATCAAAATGGATTGCCTCTCACTTCCTCTGCCAGCCGCATCTATACATTATCCGCCCAATCCCTGGAAAGCTCCACAACGAGAGAGAGCTGTTACCCCAGAGATTTTACTCGCTCCTCAATGCCTACCATGTTATCCGCATTGGACACCACCAGGACATCTTAGTCTCAG GTTGGGTTCAAATCAGAACGAAGAGGATAAAACTTGTAATGAAAATGGCGAGTTTTCTATTGAGAGTAAATGTGACAGTGATGTGGAAGGCAGTCAGGTATCGCTGCCAAGAAGTTACACACTTCCTAAGGAATTTAAGTATAGTAATGGGCTCGGTATTGTCAAGGCTCGAGGACAGCGAGAGTACAGAGGCAGCAATAAACCACCGCCATCTCGTTATTATCTTCCCTCGACCAACAGCTCAGACGAtg GCGACGTGGATAGCGCGGATAATGAAGAAGAAACAGACTCTGAGTTGCGAATACATAGTAATAACAATCATGCTCACAACAATAATCATCAACTACGTTTTCAGTCTAATAGAAATAATACCGTGGAACCCCCGACTCCAGTTCCTGCGATTACTTTAACAAGTTCTTGTTATTTGAGCAGCACATACGGTGCCCTTAGACCAAATCAACTACTCAGAGCGAAAGTTAAGCACGAAACTAAGTTGTAA